The proteins below are encoded in one region of Lytechinus pictus isolate F3 Inbred chromosome 11, Lp3.0, whole genome shotgun sequence:
- the LOC129270721 gene encoding N-glycosidase YbiA-like: MAMASNSETEEKYTFFYGEKSSPFSQFRAANFVVDGVQYTCAEMYMMHQKAVLFGDHEIAEQILVATKPMAMKALGRKVRNFDEEVWKQHRRQIVKKGNLAKFSQNLDILAKLLETRGTTLVEASPRDRIWGIGMGKDNPNAKNKNKWRGQNLLGYILTEVREELSHAG; encoded by the exons ATGGCAATGGCATCCAATTCagaaacagaagaaaaatacaCATTCTTTTACGGTGAAAAGAGTTCCCCTTTCAGTCAGTTCCGGGCTGCAAACTTCGTGGTAGACGGAGTGCAATACACTTGTGCAGAGATGTATATGATGCATCAAAAAGCTG TATTGTTTGGGGACCATGAGATTGCGGAGCAGATTCTTGTTGCAACCAAGCCCATGGCGATGAAAGCTTTGGGAAGGAAAGTCAGGAATTTTGACGAAGAAGTTTGGAAACAGCACAGGAGACAGATCGTCAAGAAAGGAAATTTGGCCAAG TTCTCACAGAACCTTGATATCTTGGCCAAGCTTTTGGAAACAAGAGGAACAACGCTGGTGGAGGCGAGCCCTCGGGACAGGATCTGGGGTATCGGTATGGGAAAGGACAATCCAAACGCTAAGAACAAGAACAAGTGGAGAGGTCAAAATCTTCTCGGGTACATTCTTACAGAGGTCAGAGAAGAACTGAGCCATGCCGGTTGA